The Miscanthus floridulus cultivar M001 chromosome 7, ASM1932011v1, whole genome shotgun sequence genome includes a region encoding these proteins:
- the LOC136467394 gene encoding RNA polymerase II C-terminal domain phosphatase-like 1 isoform X1, with translation MFKSMVYYGNTSIGEVEVWPKGEASAGLAVAAWAREIRVDRLSRPSERCPPLAVMHTVAVGARCLVMESRPPVAADVAPMPLVAMHAACLRDNKTAVVPLGDGELHLVAMTSRRNLTNHACFWGYKLPFGLYNSCLTMLNLRCLGIVFDLDETLIVANTSRSFEDRIDGLQRKLSNETDPQRRNGMLSEIKRYQDDKSVLKQYIEGDQVYDDGEVYKAQPEIVPPLSDNQQPMTRPVIRLQDKNIILTRINPLIRDTSVLVRLRPAWEDLRSYLIARGRKRFEVYVCTMAERDYALEMWRLLDPDSRLINSVQLHDRMVCVKSGLKKSLLNVFHDGSCHPGMALVIDDRLKVWDEKDQLRVHVVPAFTPYYAPQAEANCSIPVLCVARNVACNVRGGFFKDFDEGLLPRISDVHYEDEVNDISSAPDVGNYLITEDENAALVNGNGNRDSLPFDGMADAEVERRMKEANAQAFHQTAGNFVMPVAPAQNFVSSSVAPLAPPLGMMPPPFSQPVVQPGFSDSLQGSPAREEGEVPESELDPDTRRRLLILQHGQDTRDPTPPLPAIPPVQVPVPPVQPHGNWFPTEDGLNPSSLNRGSAGFTVESDSMLYEKKQPPHPSFFHGGDSPMSSDRFGYQNQRFPSQLPHTEDHHMLQNHAPPKYRSFSGEELAARHVPSSQRNNQIESGRHFAQYAGTSSGILEGIALKCGSKAEYRSTLCDTAELQFSIEVWIVGEKVGEGIGRTRREAQRQAAEMSLRNLANKYLSSDPNKLTDMKENGFSSNRNVFGYSGNTRDDMLPFSSTSEESRFMKMEENNSRKTGGSVAALKELCTVEGYNLVFQERPSPADGLVGKESYAQVEVGGQILGKGVGLTWEEAKLQAADEALGTLRSMLGQLGHKRSGSPRSLAPNFNKRFKPDFPRTVQRVPYGTYSRIEGHVP, from the exons ACCGCGGTTGTTCCACTTGGAGATGGAGAATTGCATTTAGTTGCGATGACATCCAGAAGAAACTTGACAAATCATGCTTGTTTCTGGGGCTATAAATTGCCATTTGGTTTGTATAATTCTTGCTTGACCATGTTAAATCTTCGATGCCTGGGTATCGTGTTTGACCTTGATGAGACATTGATTGTCGCCAATACATCACGGTCTTTTGAGGACAGAATTGATGGACTTCAAAGAAAGCTGAGTAATGAGACTGATCCACAGCGTAGGAATGGTATGCTATCAGAGATCAAAAGGTACCAAGATGATAAGTCCGTCCTAAAGCAATATATAGAAGGTGATCAGgtctatgatgatggagaagTGTATAAAGCACAACCTGAGATTGTTCCACCGTTGTCTGATAACCAGCAACCAATGACACGTCCAGTTATAAGATTACAAGATAAAAACATTATCCTGACAAGAATAAATCCTCTG ATTAGGGATACCAGTGTTCTTGTACGTTTAAGGCCAGCCTGGGAGGATCTTCGCAGCTACTTAATTGCAAGAGGTCGCAAGCGTTTTGAGGTCTATGTGTGTACGATGGCTGAAAGAGACTATGCTTTAGAAATGTGGAGATTGCTTGATCCAGATTCAAGATTGATTAATTCTGTTCAACTTCATGATCGGATGGTGTGTGTAAAATCTG GTTTAAAGAAGTCCTTGCTAAATGTCTTCCATGATGGTTCTTGCCATCCTGGTATGGCATTAGTAATTGATGATCGTCTAAAAGTTTGGGATGAGAAGGATCAATTACGAGTTCATGTGGTTCCTGCATTTACTCCATATTATGCTCCTCAGGCAGAG GCAAATTGTTCTATCCCGGTTCTGTGTGTAGCCAGAAACGTTGCATGCAATGTTAGGGGTGGTTTCTTCAA AGACTTCGATGAAGGTCTCTTACCAAGGATTAGCGATGTTCACTATGAGGATGAAGTAAATGATATCTCATCTGCGCCAGATGTTGGCAATTATTTGATAACAGAG GATGAGAATGCCGCATTAGTGAATGGGAATGGAAATAGAGATTCATTGCCTTTTGATGGTATGGCAGATGCAGAGGTTGAGAGGAGAATGAAG GAAGCCAATGCTCAAGCATTCCATCAAACAGCGGGGAACTTTGTCATGCCAGTAGCCCCTGCTCAGAATTTTGTTTCATCTTCAGTTGCACCATTAGCTCCACCTCTTGGCATGATGCCACCTCCATTCAGCCAGCCAGTTGTTCAACCAGGTTTTTCAGATTCACTGCAAGGTTCTCCAGCTAGAGAAGAGGGCGAAGTTCCTGAGTCTGAGTTGGATCCGGACACAAGGAGAAGGCTTCTCATATTACAGCATGGTCAAGACACAAGAGATCCTACACCTCCACTCCCAGCAATACCACCAGTGCAAGTTCCAGTTCCTCCAGTGCAACCTCATGGGAATTGGTTTCCCACAGAGGATGGGCTAAACCCAAGTAGCCTGAATAGAGGTTCAGCAGGTTTCACTGTAGAATCCGATTCTATGCTCTACGAGAAAAAACAACCTCCTCATCCTTCATTCTTTCATGGTGGGGATAGTCCTATGTCGTCTGATAGATTTGGCTATCAGAACCAGAGGTTTCCCTCTCAG CTACCACACACCGAGGATCACCACATGCTTCAAAACCATGCACCTCCAAAATACAGATCCTTTTCTG gtgaggaGCTAGCAGCTCGGCATGTTCCCTCAAGCCAGAGAAACAACCAGATAGAATCAGGAAGACACTTTGCACAATATGCTGGGACCTCTTCTGGCATATTAGAGGGGATTGCTCTGAAATGTGGATCCAAG GCGGAGTACAGGTCAACATTATGTGATACTGCAGAACTACAATTCTCTATTGAG GTTTGGATTGTTGGGGAAAAGGTTGGTGAAGGAATTGGTAGGACAAGGAGAGAAGCACAGCGTCAAGCTGCAGAAATGTCTTTAAGAAACTTGGCCA ATAAATACTTGTCATCTGATCCAAATAAGTTGACTGATATGAAAGAAAATGGTTTCAGTAGCAACAGAAATGTCTTTGGTTACTCTGGAAATACCAGGGATGATATGTTGCCTTTTTCAAGTACTTCCGAGGAATCTCGCTTTATGAAAATGGAGGAGAACAATTCCAGGAAAACAGGAGGTTCTGTTGCTGCTCTCAAGGAACTT TGCACGGTTGAGGGATATAACTTAGTTTTTCAAGAGCGTCCATCTCCAGCAGATGGTTTAGTTGGGAAAGAATCTTATGCTCAGGTAGAAGTTGGTGGACAAATTCTAGGCAAAGGAGTTGGATTAACATGGGAAGAGGCCAAGCTCCAG gCTGCTGATGAGGCCCTTGGAACTTTAAGATCCATGCTAGGTCAACTTGGTCATAAGCGATCTGGCTCTCCAAG GTCATTGGCACCAAATTTTAACAAGCGGTTCAAGCCAGATTTTCCAAGGACCGTACAAAGAGTTCCTTATGGAACATATTCTAGGATCGAAGGTCATGTTCCTTAG
- the LOC136463917 gene encoding expansin-B16-like, producing the protein MAGASSSSSAACCGFSIRAVLLASSLVCAACLFGSGEASGAAHRVVDPEWHPATATWYGSAEGDGSDGGACGYGTLVDVVPMMARVGAVSPVLFKSGEGCGACYKVRCLDHGICSRRAVTVIVTDECPGGVCSGGRTHFDLSGAAFGRLAVAGAGGQLRNRGEINVVFRRTACRYGGKNIAFHVNEGSTSFWLSLLVEFEDGDGDIGSMQLKQANSAQWRDMQHVWGATWSLTPGPLVGPFSVRLTTLSGKQTLTAQDVIPKNWAPKATYTSRLNFA; encoded by the exons atggccggcgCCTCCTCGAGCTCCTCTGCCGCCTGCTGCGGCTTCTCCATCCGCGCGGTGCTCCTCGCGTCGTCGCTCGTGTGCGCCGCGTGCCTCTTCGGCTCCGGCGAGGCTTCGGGGGCGGCGCACAGGGTGGTCGACCCCGAGTGGCACCCGGCCACCGCCACCTGGTACGGCAGCGCCGAGGGCGACGGCAGCGACG GCGGCGCGTGCGGGTACGGGACGCTGGTGGACGTGGTGCCGATGATGGCGCGCGTGGGCGCCGTGAGCCCCGTGCTGTTCAAGTCCGGCGAGGGCTGCGGCGCCTGCTACAAGGTCCGGTGCCTGGACCACGGCATCTGCTCGCGCCGCGCCGTCACGGTCATCGTCACCGACGAGTGCCCCGGCGGGGTCTGCTCCGGCGGCCGCACGCACTTCGACCTCAGCGGCGCCGCGTTCGGCCGCCTCGCCgtggccggcgccggcggccagCTGCGCAACCGGGGCGAGATCAACGTCGTCTTCCGCag gaCGGCGTGCAGGTACGGGGGCAAGAACATCGCCTTCCACGTGAACGAGGGCTCCACTAGCTTCTGGCTCTCCCTCCTGGTGGAGTTcgaggacggcgacggcgacatCGGATCCATGCAGCTCAAACAG GCCAACTCGGCGCAGTGGCGAGACATGCAGCACGTCTGGGGGGCCACGTGGAGCCTCACCCCGGGCCCGCTTGTGGGGCCCTTCTCCGTGCGGCTGACGACCCTGTCCGGCAAGCAGACCCTTACGGCCCAGGACGTCATCCCCAAGAACTGGGCCCCCAAGGCCACCTACACTTCCCGGCTCAATTTCGCGTAG